A window of the Candidatus Binatia bacterium genome harbors these coding sequences:
- a CDS encoding dicarboxylate/amino acid:cation symporter — translation MRHSLPARMFAGLIIGASMGVLAHAVLGDSPGLGWVLATIVEPLGAIFLRLLFMLVIPLIITALALGVAGLGDMRHLGRVGLKTLAYTVAVSAIAVAIGVTLVNLVRPGDGLPPALREKLSERAAAVPPAATAAGASGVGFIVQLVPSNVVKAMADGDMLAVMTFSLFLGVGLLVTRTDSARRFEVALEGLFDVVMRLLEVVIRLAPLGVACLLFSLTARLGWEVLRQLGAYVGVVVVALLVQQFVVYAAAVQWLGGMSPRRFYRGVRAAMVTAFATASSNATLPTALEVAEKELRLPAHVSRFVLTIGSTANQNGTALFEGVTVLFLAQFYGVHLTLAQQAMVVFVCILGGIGTAGVPAGSIPVVAMILGVIGVPVEGIGMILGVDRFLDMCRTTVNVTGDLAAAVVVSRGEPGTLPAR, via the coding sequence ATGCGGCACAGCCTTCCCGCCCGCATGTTTGCGGGCCTGATTATCGGCGCCAGCATGGGTGTGCTGGCGCACGCGGTTCTCGGAGACTCGCCGGGGCTAGGCTGGGTGCTGGCGACGATCGTCGAGCCGCTCGGCGCGATCTTCCTCCGCCTGCTGTTCATGCTGGTCATTCCGTTGATCATCACCGCGCTCGCACTCGGCGTTGCCGGACTTGGCGACATGCGCCATTTGGGCCGCGTCGGATTGAAGACCCTCGCCTACACGGTGGCGGTATCGGCCATCGCGGTGGCGATCGGCGTCACCCTGGTCAATCTCGTGCGGCCGGGCGACGGCTTGCCGCCGGCGCTGCGGGAAAAGCTGAGCGAACGGGCGGCGGCAGTGCCGCCGGCGGCGACGGCGGCGGGCGCGTCGGGCGTGGGATTCATTGTGCAACTCGTGCCGAGTAACGTCGTCAAGGCAATGGCCGACGGGGACATGCTCGCGGTCATGACGTTTTCGTTGTTTCTCGGGGTCGGTTTGCTGGTGACGCGCACCGACTCGGCGCGACGGTTCGAAGTCGCGCTCGAGGGGTTGTTCGACGTGGTCATGCGCTTGCTGGAAGTGGTGATCCGGCTGGCGCCGCTCGGAGTGGCATGCCTGCTGTTCTCGCTTACCGCGCGTCTGGGTTGGGAGGTCCTGCGGCAACTCGGGGCCTACGTCGGAGTGGTTGTCGTCGCGCTGCTGGTGCAGCAATTCGTCGTCTACGCCGCGGCGGTGCAGTGGCTGGGGGGGATGTCGCCGCGGCGCTTCTATCGCGGCGTGCGGGCGGCGATGGTGACGGCGTTTGCGACCGCCTCGAGCAACGCGACATTGCCGACGGCACTGGAGGTGGCGGAAAAGGAGTTGCGGCTGCCGGCGCACGTGAGTCGTTTCGTCCTGACCATCGGCTCGACGGCGAATCAGAACGGCACGGCACTGTTCGAGGGGGTTACCGTGTTGTTTCTGGCCCAGTTCTACGGGGTCCACCTCACTCTGGCGCAGCAGGCGATGGTGGTGTTCGTTTGCATACTCGGCGGTATCGGCACTGCCGGCGTGCCGGCGGGCTCGATCCCGGTGGTGGCAATGATTCTCGGGGTCATCGGCGTGCCAGTGGAGGGTATCGGCATGATCCTCGGCGTCGATCGATTCCTCGATATGTGCCGGACGACCGTCAACGTCACGGGCGACCTCGCCGCGGCAGTCGTCGTCTCGCGGGGCGAGCCGGGTACGCTACCGGCACGCTGA
- the aceE gene encoding pyruvate dehydrogenase (acetyl-transferring), homodimeric type — protein MHNIADSEAAGLDAWVAAFDRLVSSDGRTQGQRLVGRLVARAQELGLALPAVLNTPYVNTIPVELQPPFPGEREIERRIKNVIRWNAMAMVVHANKRSAGIGGHISTYASVATLFEVGFNHFFRAAEEGRSGDQVYFQGHASPGIYARAFIEGRLTERQLLNFRRELAPGGGLASYPHPWLMPDFWQFPTVSMGLAPISSIYQARFNRYLEARGLVSGPTGRVWAFLGDGEMDEPEALGALTLASREELDNLVWVVNCNLQRLDGPVRGNGKIIQELEAIFRGGGWNVIKVVWGDDWDPLLARDAEGVLVQRMNEVNDGQYQKYTVESGAYIREHFFGTDPRLLEIVADLTDAKLRKLRRGGHDPEKVFAAYKAACEHRGSPTVILAKTIKGYGLGEAGEGRNVTHQQKKLNEKELRHFRDRLGIPIGDADLHEIPFYKPPDDSEELDYLRERRRVLGGPLPRRQPRATAIAPPPGALFAEYLGGSGEREVATTMVLVRLLRQLMSDPEIGPRIVPIVPDEARTFGMDALFRKFGIYSSKGQRYEPVDSDVVAFYREATDGQLLEEGISEAGAMASFTAAGTAHATHGVQTIPFFFFYSMFGFQRIGDLIWQNADARGRGFLIGATSGRTTLAGEGLQHQDGHSHVLASTVPTVRAYDPAFAHEIAVIVEDGIRRLAVEQEDAFYYLTVANEMYVHPPMPDGARDGILRGIYKLAPSGAPADWPRVHLFGSGAILREAWQAQRILAERQVAAEVWSVTSWTELRRDALAVQRWNMLHPLAEPRQSYLAEVLAREPYPIVAASDAMKIVADQLAPFVPAGLFALGTDGFGRSDERASLRRFFEVDAASIAVAALYALSRRGDLSPAAVSRAIEDLGIDPEKADPARS, from the coding sequence ATGCATAATATCGCCGATTCCGAGGCCGCCGGCCTCGATGCGTGGGTGGCTGCCTTCGATCGACTCGTCAGCAGCGACGGGCGCACCCAGGGCCAGCGGCTTGTCGGTCGCCTCGTCGCCCGCGCCCAGGAGCTGGGTCTGGCACTGCCGGCCGTCCTCAACACACCCTACGTCAACACCATCCCGGTGGAGCTCCAGCCACCGTTTCCCGGCGAGCGCGAAATCGAACGCCGCATCAAGAACGTCATTCGGTGGAACGCCATGGCCATGGTGGTCCACGCAAACAAGCGTTCCGCAGGTATCGGCGGCCACATCTCTACGTACGCCTCGGTGGCGACACTGTTCGAAGTCGGCTTCAACCACTTCTTCCGCGCCGCGGAGGAGGGCCGCTCCGGAGATCAGGTGTACTTCCAGGGCCACGCCTCCCCCGGCATATATGCGCGCGCCTTTATCGAGGGCCGCCTCACCGAGCGGCAACTCCTCAACTTCCGCCGCGAACTCGCCCCCGGCGGTGGGCTGGCTTCGTACCCGCACCCCTGGTTGATGCCCGACTTCTGGCAGTTCCCCACCGTCTCGATGGGTCTGGCGCCGATCTCGTCGATCTATCAGGCCCGCTTCAACCGTTATCTCGAAGCGCGCGGACTGGTGTCGGGGCCCACCGGTCGGGTCTGGGCTTTCCTCGGCGACGGCGAAATGGACGAGCCGGAAGCTCTAGGCGCCCTCACGCTCGCCAGTCGGGAGGAACTCGACAACCTGGTATGGGTCGTCAACTGCAACCTGCAGCGGCTCGACGGTCCCGTGCGCGGCAACGGCAAGATCATCCAGGAGCTCGAAGCCATCTTCCGCGGCGGCGGCTGGAACGTCATCAAAGTCGTCTGGGGCGACGATTGGGACCCGCTTCTGGCGCGCGACGCCGAAGGCGTCCTCGTCCAGCGGATGAACGAGGTGAACGACGGCCAGTACCAGAAGTACACAGTCGAATCGGGAGCGTACATTCGCGAGCACTTCTTCGGCACCGATCCGCGCCTGCTGGAGATCGTCGCCGACCTGACCGACGCCAAGTTGCGCAAGCTGCGCCGCGGCGGGCACGACCCGGAGAAGGTCTTTGCGGCCTACAAGGCGGCCTGCGAGCACCGCGGTTCTCCCACGGTAATCCTGGCCAAGACGATCAAGGGGTACGGTCTCGGCGAAGCAGGCGAAGGCCGCAACGTTACGCACCAGCAAAAGAAGCTGAACGAGAAGGAGTTGCGCCACTTCCGCGACCGCCTCGGCATCCCGATCGGCGACGCCGACCTGCACGAGATTCCCTTCTACAAGCCGCCCGACGACAGCGAAGAACTCGACTATCTGCGCGAGCGGCGCCGCGTTCTCGGCGGTCCGCTGCCGCGCCGACAGCCGCGCGCCACCGCGATCGCACCGCCCCCCGGGGCTCTGTTCGCCGAGTACCTCGGCGGCTCCGGCGAGCGCGAAGTGGCCACGACGATGGTGCTGGTGCGGTTACTCCGCCAACTGATGAGCGATCCGGAGATCGGCCCGCGTATCGTACCGATCGTTCCGGACGAAGCCCGCACGTTCGGCATGGACGCGTTGTTTCGCAAGTTCGGGATCTACTCCTCCAAGGGGCAACGCTACGAACCCGTCGACTCCGACGTCGTCGCCTTTTATCGCGAGGCGACCGACGGGCAGTTGCTCGAGGAAGGCATTTCCGAAGCCGGTGCCATGGCGTCGTTCACCGCGGCCGGTACCGCCCACGCCACGCACGGGGTGCAGACCATCCCGTTCTTCTTCTTTTACTCGATGTTCGGCTTCCAGCGCATCGGCGACCTGATCTGGCAGAACGCCGACGCGCGGGGACGCGGCTTCCTGATCGGCGCCACGAGCGGCCGCACGACGCTCGCCGGCGAGGGCCTGCAGCATCAGGACGGGCACAGCCACGTCCTCGCCAGTACGGTGCCGACGGTGCGGGCGTACGACCCGGCGTTCGCCCACGAAATCGCCGTCATCGTCGAAGACGGCATCCGGCGGCTGGCCGTGGAGCAGGAGGACGCGTTCTACTACCTGACGGTCGCCAACGAGATGTACGTTCATCCGCCAATGCCGGACGGGGCGCGCGACGGCATCCTGCGCGGCATCTACAAACTCGCGCCGTCCGGTGCCCCCGCAGACTGGCCGCGCGTTCACCTCTTCGGCAGCGGCGCCATCCTGCGCGAAGCGTGGCAGGCACAACGCATACTGGCGGAGCGCCAGGTGGCGGCCGAGGTCTGGAGCGTCACGAGCTGGACCGAGTTGCGCCGCGACGCCCTGGCTGTGCAACGGTGGAATATGCTGCACCCGCTCGCGGAGCCGAGACAGTCGTATCTGGCCGAGGTACTCGCGCGAGAGCCTTACCCGATCGTCGCCGCCAGCGACGCGATGAAGATCGTGGCCGACCAGTTGGCGCCGTTCGTTCCCGCGGGACTGTTTGCGCTGGGCACTGACGGATTCGGTCGCAGCGACGAGCGCGCTTCGCTGCGTCGCTTCTTCGAGGTCGACGCCGCCAGCATCGCAGTCGCCGCGCTGTACGCGCTCAGTCGCCGCGGCGACCTCTCCCCCGCGGCCGTCTCCCGAGCTATCGAGGATCTCGGGATCGACCCGGAAAAGGCGGATCCGGCCCGAAGCTGA
- a CDS encoding glycosyltransferase family 39 protein codes for MASLRHPASILPSPSPRSPACGRVLHLLVLTTLALFVFGYRADSADLRDDADAVQPQLIVHVANGDGFVLPRRNGVQLPEKPLLYPWLGALSATLRGSGVDLLDVRLPALLAAVATVVATYLFASSIAGPQVALWAGLVLVTTPQFAIGARDPRVDMVFAACAVVAIMLGWLVCAGNAGHRSALVAALCTGLAVLAKGPLGLALVALVLSLGVIVLRPGRGWRTFLTPAVPALAAGLPAVWYAAATVVGGREFLALHLLEENVRRLTGGLDRSPPWYYVEPLVTLGLPWTLLLPWVVAGGWRPDRRANDPTVQQCTSPSADLRFVGLWFLGMLALFTLSVGKRRAYLLPLRPALAILVAAWLVPAFARGRGSVLARAMPAAADAVIGGLTAVALAGVLALWLGAGGWGMHHQGSYLYWWRVHLRDHLLPVMALVVGSGIAIDLTIRWWLAGRRELAACALVGLATLVLGIGVSADQIMRGEAVSFRPFAAQVNSVVPAGTTLSFLDVNQQFTNSFLFHVRRSVAVRQAPDPSAPCIAPAPGYYLLSEKRWDAAQCAADPRWRELLRGGPEKERQRFRRLVLASYTG; via the coding sequence GTGGCCAGCCTCCGGCATCCAGCCTCAATTCTCCCTTCGCCCAGCCCCCGGTCTCCGGCCTGCGGCCGCGTCCTCCATCTGCTCGTCCTCACCACCCTCGCCCTCTTCGTCTTCGGCTATCGCGCGGATTCCGCTGACCTGCGCGACGACGCCGACGCCGTGCAGCCGCAGCTCATCGTTCACGTCGCCAACGGCGACGGCTTCGTTCTCCCTCGCCGCAACGGTGTGCAACTCCCCGAGAAACCTCTGCTCTACCCGTGGCTCGGGGCCCTCTCCGCCACGCTCCGCGGAAGCGGCGTCGACCTGCTCGACGTCCGCCTCCCGGCGCTGCTCGCCGCCGTTGCCACCGTCGTCGCGACCTATCTCTTCGCAAGCAGCATCGCGGGCCCACAGGTCGCCCTCTGGGCCGGCCTCGTCCTCGTCACCACACCCCAGTTCGCCATCGGCGCTCGCGACCCGCGGGTCGACATGGTGTTCGCCGCCTGCGCCGTCGTCGCCATCATGCTCGGCTGGCTCGTCTGTGCCGGCAACGCCGGCCACCGCTCCGCTCTCGTCGCCGCCCTGTGCACCGGCCTGGCCGTGCTCGCCAAGGGACCCCTCGGCCTCGCACTCGTCGCCCTCGTCCTGAGCCTCGGGGTGATCGTCCTCCGTCCCGGTCGCGGCTGGAGAACCTTCCTCACACCCGCCGTTCCGGCACTGGCCGCCGGGCTTCCCGCAGTGTGGTACGCCGCCGCCACCGTGGTCGGCGGACGCGAGTTCCTCGCTCTCCATCTCCTCGAAGAGAATGTCCGCCGCCTCACCGGGGGCCTCGACCGCTCACCGCCCTGGTATTACGTCGAACCGCTCGTCACGCTCGGACTGCCATGGACGCTGCTGCTGCCGTGGGTGGTGGCCGGCGGCTGGCGACCCGACCGCCGAGCGAACGACCCGACTGTCCAACAGTGTACCAGCCCGTCTGCCGACCTGCGCTTCGTCGGGCTCTGGTTCCTCGGGATGCTCGCACTGTTCACGCTGTCCGTCGGCAAGCGCCGGGCGTACCTGCTGCCGCTGCGGCCGGCGCTCGCCATCCTCGTGGCGGCGTGGCTGGTGCCGGCCTTTGCGCGGGGCCGCGGGTCGGTCCTCGCGCGGGCGATGCCCGCCGCTGCCGACGCGGTAATCGGCGGACTGACGGCGGTCGCCCTCGCCGGCGTTCTCGCGCTGTGGTTGGGTGCCGGCGGCTGGGGCATGCATCACCAGGGCAGCTACCTGTACTGGTGGCGCGTGCACCTGCGGGATCACCTGTTGCCGGTCATGGCGCTCGTTGTCGGCAGCGGCATCGCCATCGACCTCACGATCCGCTGGTGGCTGGCAGGCCGCCGCGAACTGGCCGCGTGCGCCCTCGTCGGACTCGCCACCCTCGTGCTAGGCATCGGCGTTTCGGCCGACCAAATCATGCGCGGCGAGGCCGTGTCTTTCCGGCCGTTCGCCGCCCAGGTTAACAGCGTGGTGCCGGCCGGCACCACGCTGTCCTTCCTCGACGTCAACCAGCAGTTCACCAACTCGTTCCTGTTTCACGTCCGACGCTCGGTCGCCGTGCGGCAGGCGCCGGACCCTTCGGCTCCCTGCATCGCGCCGGCGCCGGGATACTATCTGCTGAGCGAAAAGCGCTGGGATGCAGCCCAGTGTGCGGCCGACCCGCGCTGGCGCGAACTCCTCCGGGGCGGCCCGGAAAAGGAACGGCAGCGGTTTCGGCGGCTGGTGCTGGCAAGCTATACGGGATGA
- a CDS encoding NAD(P)H-dependent oxidoreductase: MATLAALAGSARRDSFNKKALNVMARGARDAGAQVTVIDLADFPLPIYDGDCEAELGIPEPVARLRQIFADHDGILIAAPEYNGLITPLLKNTFDWLSRPYGERQAQSGLACLRGKVAGVVSASPGAFGGIRALPITRQYLANLGLALVAEQAVVSAAHTAFDGDDLRDEKLRAAVMTVGAAVARLAEAVRTLHR; the protein is encoded by the coding sequence ATGGCAACACTGGCGGCCCTGGCTGGAAGCGCGCGACGGGATTCGTTCAACAAGAAGGCTCTGAACGTCATGGCGCGCGGCGCCCGCGACGCCGGCGCGCAGGTCACCGTGATCGATCTCGCGGACTTCCCGTTGCCGATCTACGACGGCGACTGCGAAGCCGAACTCGGTATCCCCGAACCAGTGGCGCGCCTGCGCCAGATCTTCGCCGACCACGACGGCATCCTGATCGCCGCGCCCGAGTACAACGGCCTGATCACGCCGCTGCTCAAGAACACCTTCGACTGGCTGTCGCGCCCGTACGGCGAGCGCCAGGCGCAGTCCGGCCTGGCGTGCCTCCGCGGCAAGGTTGCCGGCGTGGTTTCCGCCTCGCCGGGCGCATTCGGCGGCATCCGGGCGTTGCCGATCACGCGCCAGTACCTCGCTAATCTCGGTCTGGCGCTCGTCGCCGAGCAGGCCGTCGTCAGCGCCGCCCACACCGCCTTCGACGGGGACGACCTCCGCGACGAAAAACTGCGCGCCGCGGTCATGACCGTCGGCGCCGCGGTCGCCCGGCTGGCGGAGGCCGTGCGCACGCTGCACCGCTGA
- a CDS encoding alpha/beta hydrolase — MTFDPAAFLSEAVDPETAAFNDTVEQLIATQPPITEFAPQAIRDARESGASLYGPVVRVDSATERRIPGPAGPITLRQFIPDTVKGVCLHIHGGGFMLGAAHHHDVPLSGLAAHAEVAVVSVEYRLAPENPYPAGTDDCEAAAVWLAAHARREFGTDRLLIGGESAGANLAAATLLRMRDRHRFTGFAGAMLTFGVFDLAMTPSARRWGTRNLVINTPIMQWFSDHYVPAARRRDPDVSPLYADLANLPPAIFTIGTLDPLLDDSLFMHARWLAAGNRAELLVFPGGIHGFIAFPIAIARQANEAIVRFLRQALTPP, encoded by the coding sequence ATGACGTTCGATCCGGCAGCGTTTCTTTCGGAGGCGGTCGATCCGGAGACGGCCGCGTTCAATGACACCGTCGAGCAATTGATTGCGACGCAGCCGCCGATCACGGAGTTCGCGCCGCAGGCGATTCGCGACGCGCGCGAGTCGGGGGCGTCGCTGTACGGTCCCGTGGTGCGTGTGGACTCGGCGACCGAGCGCCGGATTCCCGGTCCGGCCGGTCCGATAACGCTTCGCCAGTTCATCCCCGACACCGTAAAGGGCGTCTGCCTGCACATTCACGGTGGCGGGTTCATGCTCGGCGCCGCGCATCATCACGACGTGCCGCTGTCGGGGTTGGCCGCGCACGCCGAGGTGGCCGTTGTAAGTGTCGAGTACCGGCTCGCTCCCGAGAACCCGTATCCTGCCGGCACCGACGATTGCGAGGCGGCGGCGGTATGGCTGGCGGCGCACGCGCGGCGCGAATTCGGCACCGACCGCCTCCTCATCGGCGGCGAATCCGCCGGCGCCAATCTGGCCGCCGCAACCCTCCTGCGAATGCGCGACCGCCACCGGTTCACCGGCTTCGCCGGCGCCATGCTCACGTTCGGCGTGTTCGATCTCGCCATGACGCCGAGCGCGCGCCGCTGGGGCACGCGCAACCTGGTCATCAACACCCCGATCATGCAGTGGTTCTCCGACCACTACGTTCCGGCCGCCCGCCGCCGGGATCCGGACGTATCGCCGCTGTACGCCGATCTCGCCAACCTGCCGCCCGCGATCTTTACGATCGGAACGCTCGACCCGTTGCTTGACGACAGCCTGTTCATGCACGCCCGCTGGCTCGCCGCGGGCAACCGCGCCGAGTTGCTGGTGTTCCCCGGCGGCATCCACGGCTTCATCGCCTTCCCGATTGCGATTGCCCGTCAGGCGAACGAGGCGATCGTAAGGTTCCTGCGCCAGGCCCTCACCCCCCCTTGA
- a CDS encoding type II toxin-antitoxin system prevent-host-death family antitoxin, translating into MDVVGYTAARQQLAKLMESVVEDRRPVIVTRRKAPAVIMLALEEYEAMAETLHLLRSPKNARRLQRAVRDANRRRFVRNPSG; encoded by the coding sequence ATGGATGTCGTCGGTTACACTGCCGCCCGGCAACAGCTCGCGAAGCTCATGGAATCGGTGGTCGAAGATCGTCGTCCAGTCATCGTGACCCGACGGAAGGCGCCGGCCGTGATCATGCTCGCGCTGGAAGAGTACGAGGCCATGGCCGAGACGCTCCATCTCCTGCGCAGCCCGAAGAACGCGCGGCGCCTGCAGAGGGCCGTGCGCGATGCGAACCGGCGGCGCTTCGTTCGCAATCCGAGCGGATGA
- a CDS encoding 3-oxoacyl-ACP reductase FabG, with translation MQGLDGKIAFVTGAARGIGRAIANRLAAEGATVVAADIDASGAQKTAAEIGGAALGLTLDVTDSGSIRSAVANAEQRLQRIDVLVNNAGWDKVEPFVQSTEDTWDRVLAINLRGPIACTRAVLDGMIARRAGRIVSISSDAARVGSTGEAVYAAAKAGIIGFSKTLARELARYGINVNVVCPGPTDTPLLQGISAENPKIAEALKRAIPFGRLADPAEIAAAVAFFASDDAAFVTGQTLSVSGGLTMV, from the coding sequence ATGCAGGGTCTGGACGGGAAGATCGCGTTCGTCACCGGTGCCGCTCGCGGCATCGGGCGGGCGATCGCTAACCGGCTCGCCGCCGAAGGGGCGACGGTGGTCGCGGCCGACATCGATGCCTCCGGTGCGCAGAAGACCGCCGCCGAGATCGGCGGCGCCGCGTTGGGACTGACTCTCGACGTCACCGACTCGGGGTCGATTCGTAGCGCCGTGGCGAACGCCGAGCAGCGGCTGCAACGTATCGATGTCCTTGTGAACAACGCCGGCTGGGACAAGGTCGAGCCTTTCGTGCAGTCGACGGAAGACACCTGGGACCGGGTGCTTGCCATCAACCTGCGGGGCCCGATCGCGTGTACCCGCGCCGTGCTCGACGGTATGATTGCGCGCCGGGCCGGCCGCATCGTTAGCATAAGCTCGGACGCCGCCCGCGTCGGCTCCACCGGAGAGGCCGTGTACGCTGCCGCCAAGGCCGGCATCATAGGCTTCTCGAAAACGCTGGCGCGCGAGCTGGCGCGCTACGGCATCAACGTAAATGTCGTCTGCCCCGGTCCGACCGATACCCCACTGCTGCAGGGCATCTCGGCCGAGAATCCGAAGATCGCCGAGGCCCTCAAGCGCGCCATCCCCTTCGGCCGCCTCGCCGACCCCGCCGAAATCGCCGCCGCGGTGGCCTTCTTCGCGTCCGACGACGCGGCGTTCGTCACCGGTCAGACACTGTCGGTCAGTGGGGGGTTGACGATGGTTTGA
- a CDS encoding DUF1638 domain-containing protein, translated as MRYLLVACEVLLRELADAVAHSPHIVDVDFQPKGLHDSGCVRMLQTLQAAVDRAEPSRHDAVLLGYALCGNGLHGLKARGVPLVAPRAHDCIALLMGSRQRYARHFAENSGVFYRSTGWVERGRGMEQLGVDGEAGITLDDLIARYGEDNGRYLYDEIARVRRVYRQLTFIETGLEPDETCAQSARAEAAESGWAFAKIPGDLRLFRALVAGDWDPADFLVVEPGYRIVASYDDGVIRAERIPS; from the coding sequence ATGCGCTACCTGTTGGTCGCCTGTGAGGTCCTGCTGCGCGAACTCGCCGACGCCGTGGCGCACTCGCCGCATATCGTCGACGTCGACTTTCAGCCGAAGGGGCTGCACGACTCCGGCTGCGTGCGCATGCTGCAAACTCTGCAAGCCGCCGTCGACCGCGCCGAGCCGTCGCGCCACGACGCGGTGCTGCTCGGTTACGCCCTCTGTGGCAACGGCCTGCACGGCCTAAAAGCGCGCGGCGTGCCGCTGGTGGCACCGCGGGCTCACGACTGCATCGCCCTGCTCATGGGCAGTCGCCAGCGCTATGCGCGTCACTTCGCCGAGAATTCCGGCGTCTTCTACCGCTCGACGGGCTGGGTGGAACGCGGCCGCGGCATGGAACAACTCGGCGTCGACGGCGAAGCCGGCATCACCCTCGACGACCTGATCGCGCGCTACGGCGAAGACAACGGCCGCTACCTCTACGACGAGATCGCCCGCGTCCGCCGGGTCTACCGGCAGTTGACGTTCATCGAGACCGGACTCGAACCGGATGAAACCTGCGCGCAGTCGGCGCGTGCGGAGGCGGCCGAAAGCGGGTGGGCATTCGCGAAGATCCCCGGCGACCTGCGCCTGTTTCGCGCCCTGGTCGCCGGCGACTGGGACCCCGCGGATTTCCTCGTCGTCGAGCCGGGCTATCGGATCGTGGCCAGCTACGACGACGGCGTGATCCGCGCGGAACGGATTCCGTCGTGA
- a CDS encoding ASKHA domain-containing protein — MTHRRLRYDPARDGAIEDFLFDAGVEFPCGGTSLCGGCAIRVVAGEVPVTPGMSEALTEQEIADGWRLACRGVAGGPIELEVAQWSREILTDETAVPFEPRPGAGAAIDVGTTTLVAQRVDLASGEVTAVETALNEQARYGADLMSRIEHARREPGRLGEIIRSQLRAMLSGMGPLEEIVLVGNTAMHHLCCDLDVTPLSFVPFRSPTLGLRALPPAVLGAPAAFLPCIGGFVGSDLLAGIVATGMLDASEPTALLDLGTNGEIAVGDRHGIVCVSTAAGPAFEGGRIGRGMRAGHGAIDRVDVHDGRLVCHVIGGEQARGLCGSGVVDAVTGALALGWIDGSGRLAGGRGSIPLASDVALSQTDVRELQLAKGAVAAGLQLLLGDRVLRTDRVFLAGAFGNYVRAESARRIGLLPAWATAPVAAGNAALRGARMLLLAPSRRQQLLDRIAADVRHLELAADPRFEDAFVEAMRLKGG, encoded by the coding sequence ATGACCCACCGGCGCTTGCGCTACGATCCGGCGCGGGACGGCGCGATCGAGGATTTCCTGTTCGATGCGGGGGTCGAGTTCCCGTGCGGTGGCACCTCGCTCTGCGGCGGTTGCGCCATCCGAGTGGTGGCCGGGGAGGTGCCGGTCACGCCCGGGATGAGCGAAGCGCTCACCGAGCAGGAAATCGCCGATGGCTGGCGACTGGCCTGCCGTGGAGTCGCCGGTGGTCCGATCGAACTGGAGGTCGCGCAATGGTCGCGCGAGATCCTGACCGACGAGACCGCCGTGCCGTTCGAGCCGCGACCGGGCGCCGGCGCGGCAATTGACGTCGGCACCACGACGCTGGTGGCACAACGCGTCGATCTTGCCTCGGGCGAAGTTACCGCCGTGGAAACGGCGCTCAACGAGCAGGCACGCTACGGGGCCGATCTCATGAGCCGAATCGAGCACGCCCGGCGCGAGCCCGGACGCCTCGGAGAGATCATCCGCTCGCAGCTGCGCGCCATGCTGAGCGGCATGGGGCCGCTGGAGGAGATCGTGCTGGTCGGCAACACTGCCATGCATCACCTGTGCTGCGATCTGGACGTGACGCCGCTGTCGTTCGTGCCGTTTCGTTCCCCGACGCTGGGCCTCCGCGCACTGCCGCCGGCCGTGCTGGGCGCGCCGGCAGCGTTCTTGCCGTGTATCGGCGGCTTCGTCGGCAGCGACCTGCTGGCCGGAATCGTGGCCACCGGAATGCTCGACGCAAGCGAACCGACCGCCCTGCTCGATCTTGGAACCAACGGCGAAATCGCCGTCGGCGACCGACACGGTATCGTCTGCGTCTCGACCGCGGCGGGTCCGGCTTTCGAGGGCGGGCGCATCGGCCGGGGCATGCGGGCGGGGCACGGCGCAATCGATCGGGTCGACGTTCACGACGGCCGCCTCGTGTGTCACGTCATCGGCGGCGAGCAGGCGCGCGGCCTGTGCGGCAGCGGCGTCGTCGATGCCGTCACTGGCGCGCTTGCGCTCGGATGGATCGACGGTAGTGGCCGTCTCGCCGGCGGCCGTGGGTCCATCCCGCTGGCCTCGGACGTGGCGCTTTCGCAGACCGATGTCCGGGAGCTGCAACTCGCCAAGGGCGCCGTGGCTGCGGGATTGCAACTGCTGTTGGGCGATCGGGTGTTACGCACCGACAGGGTGTTTCTCGCAGGGGCCTTCGGCAACTACGTTCGCGCCGAAAGTGCGCGCCGCATCGGTCTGCTTCCCGCGTGGGCGACCGCACCGGTCGCCGCCGGCAACGCCGCCCTGCGCGGCGCCCGCATGCTGCTGCTGGCGCCGTCACGGCGGCAGCAGCTACTCGACCGCATCGCCGCCGATGTCCGCCACCTCGAACTCGCCGCCGATCCCCGCTTCGAAGACGCGTTCGTGGAAGCGATGCGCCTCAAGGGGGGGTGA